In a single window of the Streptomyces sp. NBC_00353 genome:
- a CDS encoding peroxiredoxin yields MGSSPQVGQPVQDFTLPGGALAGDTFERSDYTLSDARGRTVVLAFYPGDNTTVCTKQLCSYSSGMETFTGLDAEVWGISPQGVDSHESFARTYGLRMPLLADAGREIARAYGITAPGIGVRRAVFLIGPDGVLRWKHVAVLGATFQSLDTLAEHIAGIKGPTGGTA; encoded by the coding sequence ATGGGATCGTCACCACAAGTCGGCCAGCCCGTCCAGGACTTCACACTGCCGGGCGGAGCGCTCGCCGGAGACACGTTCGAACGCAGCGACTACACACTCTCGGACGCCCGCGGCCGTACCGTCGTGCTCGCCTTCTACCCCGGCGACAACACGACCGTCTGCACCAAGCAGCTCTGCTCGTACTCCTCCGGCATGGAGACCTTCACCGGTCTCGACGCGGAGGTCTGGGGAATCAGTCCACAGGGTGTGGACAGCCATGAGTCGTTCGCCCGCACATACGGTCTGCGGATGCCGCTGCTCGCGGACGCCGGGCGGGAGATCGCCCGGGCTTACGGGATCACGGCGCCCGGGATCGGGGTGCGCCGAGCCGTGTTCCTGATCGGGCCGGACGGAGTGCTCCGGTGGAAGCATGTCGCGGTCCTCGGGGCCACCTTCCAGTCCCTGGACACGCTCGCCGAGCACATCGCCGGCATCAAGGGCCCGACGGGCGGCACCGCTTAG
- a CDS encoding serine aminopeptidase domain-containing protein, giving the protein MADRRPPSAAVLLLHGGRETGLGPPPPGPLNLPSLRMRPFARGVVRVTRDEPVDVAVREVRYGHRGWNGSREDALHDAVRALDGVRREFGEVPVVLVGHSMGARAALRAAGHPLVRGVVGLAPWCPPGDPVTQLADRDVVLLHSSRDRVTSPQASQSLATRARRAGARSCLVTIRASDHAMLRRARAWHTMTTGLVRGLLGLSALPAAVDAALRLPLDAPASDGTLDYDRLRAGGDAAAVRRP; this is encoded by the coding sequence ATGGCGGATCGGCGACCACCGTCGGCGGCGGTGCTCCTCCTGCACGGCGGGCGCGAGACGGGGCTGGGGCCGCCCCCGCCCGGGCCGTTGAACCTTCCGTCGCTGCGCATGCGGCCGTTCGCGCGGGGCGTGGTCCGTGTGACCCGGGACGAACCGGTGGACGTGGCGGTACGGGAGGTCCGGTACGGACACCGCGGGTGGAACGGGTCCCGGGAGGATGCCCTGCACGATGCGGTACGGGCGCTGGACGGCGTGCGGCGTGAGTTCGGCGAGGTGCCGGTCGTGCTCGTCGGGCACTCGATGGGCGCCCGGGCCGCCCTGCGCGCGGCCGGGCATCCCCTGGTACGAGGAGTGGTGGGCCTTGCGCCGTGGTGTCCGCCCGGTGATCCGGTCACCCAACTCGCGGACCGGGACGTTGTTCTGCTGCACAGCAGCCGTGACCGTGTGACGAGCCCTCAGGCCTCCCAGTCCCTCGCCACCCGTGCCCGCCGGGCCGGTGCCCGCTCCTGTCTGGTGACGATCCGCGCCAGCGACCATGCGATGCTCCGCCGGGCCCGGGCGTGGCACACGATGACGACCGGCCTGGTGAGGGGCTTGCTGGGACTGTCCGCGCTCCCGGCGGCGGTCGACGCCGCCCTCCGGCTGCCGCTGGACGCACCGGCGTCGGACGGCACGCTGGACTACGACCGGCTGCGCGCCGGGGGCGACGCCGCGGCCGTGCGCCGCCCGTGA
- a CDS encoding class I SAM-dependent methyltransferase translates to MVPWSTDPYTDALRNGHGPLFLRRTDGWLLPLDVERWCGGADPADLSALRRCEGPVLDIGCGPGRLVAELAARGHRALGIDVSETAVDHTLRIGGSALRRSVFDPLPGEGRWGTVLLIDGNIGIGGDPHGLLLRTAELLAPGGLLIAETVSPDIDERVQVRLYDGRRAPDEAGGPDRTDTGDGHFPWARIGTPALLRYAQPNGWHPVDQWVADGRPFVALRRDRRVPTVSQSADTANSAAVISSQFPRKTSGDSPLAGS, encoded by the coding sequence ATGGTCCCGTGGAGCACCGACCCGTACACCGACGCGCTGCGCAACGGCCACGGTCCGCTCTTCCTCCGCCGCACGGACGGATGGCTGCTGCCCCTGGACGTCGAGCGCTGGTGCGGGGGCGCCGACCCCGCCGACCTGTCCGCGCTGCGCCGCTGCGAAGGGCCGGTCCTCGACATCGGCTGCGGGCCCGGCCGCCTCGTCGCGGAACTGGCCGCCCGCGGCCACCGTGCGCTCGGCATCGACGTCAGCGAGACGGCCGTCGACCACACGCTGCGGATCGGCGGATCGGCGCTGCGCCGTTCCGTCTTCGACCCGCTGCCCGGCGAGGGCCGCTGGGGCACCGTCCTGCTCATCGACGGCAACATCGGCATCGGCGGCGACCCGCACGGCCTCCTGCTCCGCACCGCGGAGCTGCTCGCCCCCGGCGGTCTGCTCATCGCGGAGACCGTGTCGCCGGACATCGACGAGCGGGTCCAGGTCCGGTTGTACGACGGCCGCCGCGCACCGGACGAGGCCGGCGGGCCGGACCGTACCGATACCGGGGACGGGCACTTCCCGTGGGCCCGGATCGGCACCCCTGCCCTGCTCCGGTACGCGCAGCCGAACGGCTGGCACCCGGTCGATCAGTGGGTGGCGGACGGCCGCCCCTTCGTCGCCCTGCGCCGCGACCGGAGGGTCCCGACCGTGAGCCAGAGCGCCGACACCGCGAACAGCGCAGCCGTAATCAGCAGCCAATTCCCGAGGAAGACATCGGGGGACAGCCCGCTCGCCGGCTCGTAG
- a CDS encoding cation:proton antiporter regulatory subunit yields the protein MGTHRTTLPGVGVQYDYTTESGQHISVVVHHDGRRFIGFYEHDDPDSCRLSVPLTPQEATALAHLIDAAPIDAVRTDGIDLVTEHIPLGSRSPYGGRLLGDTRARTRTGASIVAVLRTHSAHPSPGPDFRLAIGDTLVVVGTREGVDALSEIIAEG from the coding sequence ATGGGAACCCACCGGACCACGCTGCCCGGAGTCGGTGTGCAGTACGACTACACCACCGAGTCGGGACAGCACATTTCGGTCGTCGTCCACCACGACGGGCGGCGGTTCATCGGCTTCTACGAGCACGACGACCCCGATTCGTGCCGGCTCTCCGTGCCGCTGACTCCGCAGGAGGCCACCGCACTCGCGCATCTCATCGACGCCGCGCCCATCGATGCCGTACGGACCGACGGCATCGATCTCGTCACCGAGCACATACCGCTCGGGTCGCGCTCCCCGTACGGGGGGCGGCTGCTCGGGGACACCCGGGCGCGGACGCGGACCGGAGCATCGATCGTGGCCGTCCTGCGGACGCACAGTGCGCACCCGTCGCCGGGGCCGGACTTCCGGCTGGCCATCGGGGACACGCTTGTCGTCGTCGGTACGCGTGAGGGCGTCGACGCGCTCTCCGAGATCATTGCGGAGGGCTGA
- a CDS encoding TIGR04282 family arsenosugar biosynthesis glycosyltransferase has translation MSVARARRGVATGPTTLLVIAKEPLPGLVKTRLTPPFTPAEAAQLAEAALRDTLRTALSLPARRRVLVLDGRPGPWLPPGIEVVAQSTGRLDERLAAAFDGCAGPALLIGMDTPQITAADLTPALSPDAWDECDAWFGPADDGGFWALGLAAPDPDLVRGVPMSAPETGAVQRRRLVDAGLTVRDLPPLRDVDTAADAAHVAAAAPHGQFAATLARLTGAATR, from the coding sequence ATGAGCGTGGCGCGCGCCCGCCGCGGCGTCGCGACCGGCCCCACCACCCTCCTCGTGATCGCCAAGGAACCGCTGCCCGGCCTCGTCAAGACGCGGCTGACCCCGCCCTTCACCCCCGCCGAAGCCGCGCAGCTCGCCGAGGCCGCGCTCAGAGACACGCTGCGCACGGCGCTCTCCCTGCCGGCCCGGCGGCGCGTCCTCGTGCTCGACGGACGGCCCGGTCCGTGGCTGCCGCCCGGCATCGAAGTCGTCGCACAGTCCACCGGCCGCCTCGACGAGCGGCTCGCGGCGGCGTTCGACGGCTGTGCCGGACCGGCGCTCCTCATCGGCATGGACACCCCTCAGATCACCGCCGCCGATCTGACGCCCGCGCTCTCCCCGGACGCGTGGGACGAGTGCGACGCCTGGTTCGGGCCCGCCGACGACGGTGGCTTCTGGGCGCTGGGCCTGGCCGCACCCGACCCGGACCTGGTGCGCGGCGTGCCGATGTCCGCCCCGGAGACCGGCGCCGTCCAGCGGCGCCGGCTCGTCGACGCGGGGCTGACCGTGCGCGATCTGCCGCCGCTGCGGGACGTGGACACGGCAGCGGACGCCGCGCATGTCGCAGCCGCCGCACCGCACGGGCAGTTCGCCGCGACCCTCGCCCGGCTGACCGGGGCGGCGACCCGATGA
- a CDS encoding GNAT family N-acetyltransferase, producing the protein MPTFEITTASADDIEMLGEWAHAEGWNPGRTDSHAFFATDPRGFLIGRLDGAPVSSVSVVRYGSGFGFLGFYLTRPELRGQGYGIQVWRAGMDRLAGRNVGLDGVVDQQANYRKSGFRSAWTNMRWAGRPAADIAVPPGLTLVDARSLPFDRLAVYDRRFFPAERDSFLAPWIAAPGRTALAAVGDDGELRGFAVMRPCRTASRIGPLHASSPEVAAVLMSALSATAPDTEIAVDVPDINPAAVVLAEQLGLAPSFETARMYTGPMPDVDHTGLFGITSLELG; encoded by the coding sequence GTGCCGACATTCGAGATCACCACAGCAAGCGCCGACGACATCGAGATGCTGGGCGAGTGGGCCCACGCCGAGGGCTGGAACCCGGGCCGGACCGACAGCCACGCCTTCTTCGCCACCGACCCGCGCGGCTTCCTCATCGGCCGGCTCGACGGTGCGCCCGTGTCCTCCGTCTCCGTCGTCCGGTACGGCTCCGGCTTCGGGTTCCTGGGCTTCTATCTCACCCGCCCGGAACTTCGCGGCCAGGGTTACGGCATCCAGGTCTGGCGCGCCGGAATGGACCGGCTCGCCGGGCGCAACGTCGGGCTCGACGGCGTCGTCGACCAGCAGGCCAACTACCGGAAGTCCGGGTTTCGTTCTGCCTGGACGAACATGCGGTGGGCCGGCCGGCCGGCCGCGGACATCGCCGTACCGCCCGGGCTCACGCTCGTCGACGCCCGCTCGCTCCCCTTCGACCGGCTGGCCGTCTACGACCGCCGCTTCTTCCCCGCCGAGCGCGACAGCTTTCTCGCCCCGTGGATCGCCGCCCCCGGACGCACCGCCCTCGCCGCCGTCGGTGACGACGGGGAGTTGCGGGGATTCGCCGTGATGCGCCCCTGCCGTACGGCGTCACGCATCGGCCCCCTCCACGCTTCGTCGCCCGAAGTCGCCGCCGTCCTGATGAGCGCACTGTCGGCCACCGCACCGGACACCGAGATCGCCGTCGACGTACCCGACATCAACCCGGCGGCGGTCGTGCTCGCCGAACAGCTGGGCCTCGCTCCGTCGTTCGAGACGGCCCGCATGTACACGGGCCCGATGCCGGACGTCGATCACACCGGGCTGTTCGGCATCACCAGCCTGGAGCTCGGCTGA
- a CDS encoding YunG family protein → MESSEPLLLADIEAAVRASWGADTATPGHRPHWTADNPARDQCGVTAMVLNDLLGGELIRGEVRVDGERTDFHWWNRLGMGVEIDLTREQFGPEEIVSGGTVIPRPAEIVRLREEYELLRDRVLEKLRR, encoded by the coding sequence ATGGAGTCCTCGGAGCCACTGCTTCTCGCCGACATCGAAGCCGCCGTCCGTGCCAGTTGGGGCGCCGACACGGCCACACCCGGCCACCGGCCGCACTGGACGGCCGACAACCCGGCCCGCGACCAGTGCGGGGTCACCGCCATGGTGCTCAACGACCTGCTGGGCGGCGAGCTGATCCGCGGCGAGGTCCGGGTCGACGGCGAACGCACCGACTTCCACTGGTGGAACCGGCTGGGCATGGGTGTGGAGATCGACCTCACACGGGAGCAGTTCGGGCCGGAGGAGATCGTCTCGGGCGGCACGGTGATACCCCGGCCGGCGGAGATCGTACGGCTGCGCGAGGAGTACGAACTGCTCCGCGACCGGGTGCTGGAGAAGCTCCGGCGTTAG
- a CDS encoding cation:proton antiporter, with protein MHDTTALLVELGSVILGLGIIGRFAGRIGLSPIPLYLLAGLAFGDGGLLPLGASEEFTAVGAEIGVILLLLLLGLEYSASELVTSLKTQYPSGAVDFILNATPGAVAALLLGWGPVGAVALAGVTWISSSGVIAKVLTDLGRLGNRETPVILGVLVIEDLSMAVYLPLLTAMLAGVGLAGGSIALLVALGTVGFVLYLALRHGRLISRAVSSDNPEMLLLVVLGLTVLVAGVAQQLQVSAAVGAFLVGIALSGEVAEGARKLLTPLRDLFAAVFFVFFGLSTDPAQIPPVLLPALLLAVVTVFTKIGTGWYAARRAGIGSPGRWRAGGTLVARGEFSIVIAGLAVATEPRIGPIATAYVLILVIVGPLTARWTQPVVARIRKRRDRGGGVSGGGVPVTHEELPVVERASAVD; from the coding sequence GTGCACGACACGACCGCACTGCTGGTGGAGCTCGGCTCCGTCATTCTGGGGCTCGGGATCATCGGGCGGTTCGCCGGGCGGATAGGGCTCTCGCCGATTCCGCTCTATCTGCTGGCCGGCCTGGCGTTCGGGGACGGGGGGCTGCTGCCCCTCGGGGCCAGCGAGGAGTTCACCGCCGTCGGCGCCGAGATCGGCGTCATTCTGCTGCTGCTCCTGCTGGGGCTGGAGTACAGCGCGTCCGAGCTGGTGACCAGCCTGAAGACGCAGTATCCGTCCGGGGCCGTCGACTTCATACTCAATGCGACGCCCGGGGCGGTGGCCGCACTGCTTCTCGGGTGGGGGCCCGTCGGGGCCGTCGCGCTGGCCGGGGTCACCTGGATCTCCTCGTCCGGCGTCATCGCGAAGGTGCTCACCGATCTGGGGCGGCTGGGTAACCGGGAGACGCCCGTCATTCTCGGGGTCCTCGTCATCGAGGACCTGTCGATGGCCGTCTATCTGCCGCTGCTCACCGCGATGCTCGCCGGCGTCGGCCTGGCCGGCGGCAGCATCGCCCTGCTGGTCGCGCTCGGCACCGTCGGGTTCGTGCTGTATCTGGCGCTGCGGCACGGCCGGCTCATCAGCCGGGCCGTGTCATCCGACAATCCGGAGATGCTGCTCCTCGTCGTCCTCGGGCTGACCGTCCTGGTGGCCGGGGTCGCCCAGCAGTTGCAGGTCTCCGCGGCGGTCGGGGCGTTTCTCGTCGGGATCGCGCTCTCGGGGGAGGTGGCGGAGGGCGCCCGCAAGCTGCTGACGCCGCTGCGTGATCTGTTCGCCGCCGTCTTCTTCGTGTTCTTCGGGCTCTCCACCGATCCGGCCCAGATTCCGCCCGTGCTGCTGCCGGCCCTGCTGCTGGCCGTCGTCACCGTCTTCACCAAGATCGGAACCGGGTGGTACGCGGCCCGGCGTGCCGGGATCGGGTCGCCCGGGCGGTGGCGGGCCGGTGGCACGCTTGTGGCGCGCGGTGAGTTCTCCATCGTGATCGCCGGTCTGGCCGTGGCGACCGAGCCCCGGATCGGGCCCATCGCCACCGCGTACGTCCTGATCCTGGTGATCGTCGGTCCGCTCACCGCCCGCTGGACCCAGCCCGTCGTGGCCCGGATCCGGAAGCGGCGGGACCGTGGGGGCGGTGTTTCCGGGGGCGGCGTGCCTGTCACTCACGAGGAGCTTCCGGTCGTGGAGCGCGCCTCGGCCGTCGACTGA
- a CDS encoding BlaI/MecI/CopY family transcriptional regulator, protein MDTAGASHHPHNELPHDNVPPAGSASDARRPRKRGQGELEAQVLAVLRSANGPATAGWVQEHLDGDLAYTTVITILSRLYEKKCVTRSRQGRSYVWTSASDEAGLAALRMRRVLDGERDREAVLARFVSALSPGDEERLRALLAQTTEKDED, encoded by the coding sequence ATGGACACGGCCGGGGCCAGCCACCACCCGCACAACGAACTGCCTCACGACAACGTGCCCCCGGCGGGCTCCGCCTCCGACGCCCGGCGCCCCCGCAAGCGCGGCCAGGGCGAGCTGGAGGCCCAGGTCCTCGCCGTTCTGCGCTCGGCGAACGGCCCCGCGACGGCGGGCTGGGTACAGGAACACCTCGACGGCGATCTCGCGTACACCACCGTCATCACGATCCTGTCCCGTCTGTACGAGAAGAAGTGCGTGACCCGCTCCCGCCAGGGGCGCTCCTACGTCTGGACGTCCGCCTCCGACGAGGCCGGTCTTGCCGCGCTGCGGATGCGCCGGGTCCTGGACGGCGAACGGGACCGCGAAGCCGTACTCGCCAGGTTCGTCTCGGCGTTGTCCCCGGGCGACGAGGAACGCCTGCGCGCGCTGCTGGCACAGACGACGGAGAAGGACGAGGACTGA
- a CDS encoding tellurite resistance TerB family protein, with amino-acid sequence MALWDRIKESATTMQSQLEAKKNDLKSGAFRDASMAMCALVAAADGSIDPSERQRVASLIASNEVLQNFPADDLQRRFNEYVNKLTADFAFGKVSVLQEIGKAKKKPAEARAVIQIGIVIGGADGDFDKSEQAVVREACFALDLPPHEFDL; translated from the coding sequence ATGGCACTGTGGGATCGGATCAAGGAATCCGCGACGACGATGCAGTCGCAGCTCGAGGCGAAGAAGAACGACCTGAAGAGCGGTGCGTTCCGGGACGCGAGCATGGCCATGTGCGCCCTGGTCGCCGCCGCCGACGGTTCCATCGACCCGTCCGAGCGCCAGCGCGTCGCCTCGCTGATCGCCTCCAACGAGGTGCTGCAGAACTTCCCGGCGGACGACCTGCAGCGACGCTTCAACGAGTACGTCAACAAGCTCACCGCCGACTTCGCCTTCGGCAAGGTCAGCGTGCTCCAGGAGATCGGCAAGGCGAAGAAGAAGCCGGCCGAGGCGCGCGCCGTCATCCAGATCGGCATCGTCATCGGCGGCGCCGACGGCGACTTCGACAAGTCGGAGCAGGCCGTCGTGCGGGAGGCGTGCTTCGCACTCGACCTTCCGCCCCACG
- a CDS encoding molybdopterin-dependent oxidoreductase — MGDTRHGRASRFPFPSFPDRSRVRERLPSAPGFWRSPVRGVRFTAVLGLVLLVGLTLVFVTGLLSYAAYNPDLAAVNDKTPGKGLLGFYLFAWPTGPHWLYRLDQGVHVTGGIVLVPVLLAKLWSVIPKLFALPPARSVGHALERVSLLLLVGGALFEFVTGLLNIQVEYVFPGSFYPLHFYGAWVFFAGFVAHVGLKLPRAVRVLRSGELHGEMDELAAPAPDAPTISRRDAFAMVGAGSLLLLVTSVGRSFDALRSTALLTPRGVADPGSGPNGFQINKTAASVRVTPADTGERWRLTVQGPAGELTFTREQLLAMDQCSAALPIACVEGWSTSDQWWRGVRLRDLAALAGYPDRPPGVLVESVQRSGPFRKAALRDNQVRDPSSLLALEVNGETLSPDHGFPARIIVPAAPGVLNTKWVTRLTFGEL, encoded by the coding sequence ATGGGCGACACACGTCACGGCAGAGCATCCCGCTTCCCGTTCCCGTCGTTCCCGGACCGGTCCCGGGTCCGGGAACGGCTGCCTTCCGCGCCCGGGTTCTGGCGCAGCCCGGTGCGCGGTGTCCGGTTTACGGCGGTGCTCGGTCTCGTCCTCCTCGTCGGGCTGACGCTGGTGTTCGTGACGGGTCTGCTGTCGTACGCCGCGTACAACCCGGATCTTGCCGCGGTCAACGACAAGACGCCGGGCAAGGGGCTGCTGGGGTTCTACCTCTTCGCCTGGCCGACCGGGCCGCACTGGCTGTACCGGCTGGACCAGGGAGTGCATGTCACGGGCGGCATCGTGCTCGTACCGGTGCTGCTGGCGAAGCTGTGGTCGGTGATCCCGAAACTCTTCGCGCTGCCACCGGCCCGGTCGGTGGGGCACGCGCTGGAACGGGTCTCGTTGCTGCTGCTCGTCGGCGGGGCGCTGTTCGAGTTCGTCACGGGGCTGCTCAACATCCAGGTGGAGTACGTGTTTCCGGGATCGTTCTATCCGTTGCACTTCTACGGCGCGTGGGTGTTCTTCGCCGGGTTCGTCGCCCATGTCGGGCTGAAGCTCCCACGGGCCGTACGGGTGCTGCGCAGCGGGGAACTGCACGGTGAGATGGACGAGTTGGCAGCCCCTGCCCCCGACGCGCCCACCATCTCCCGGCGCGATGCGTTCGCCATGGTGGGCGCCGGATCGCTGCTTCTGCTGGTCACCTCGGTGGGCCGGAGTTTCGACGCGCTGCGGAGCACCGCTCTCCTCACCCCGCGCGGGGTCGCCGACCCCGGATCGGGACCCAACGGGTTCCAGATCAACAAGACGGCCGCGTCCGTCCGGGTCACCCCGGCCGACACGGGGGAACGGTGGCGGCTGACCGTCCAAGGCCCTGCCGGGGAGCTCACGTTCACCCGGGAGCAGCTGCTGGCCATGGACCAGTGCAGCGCGGCGCTGCCGATCGCGTGCGTGGAGGGCTGGTCGACCTCGGACCAGTGGTGGCGCGGGGTGCGGCTGCGGGACCTGGCGGCGCTCGCGGGGTATCCGGACCGGCCGCCGGGGGTGCTGGTCGAGTCGGTGCAGCGCAGCGGACCGTTCCGCAAGGCGGCACTGCGGGACAACCAGGTGCGTGACCCGAGCTCGCTGCTGGCGCTGGAGGTCAACGGCGAGACGCTGTCGCCGGATCACGGGTTCCCGGCACGGATCATCGTGCCGGCGGCGCCCGGTGTGCTGAACACCAAATGGGTGACCCGGCTGACGTTCGGAGAGCTGTGA
- a CDS encoding glycosyltransferase family 2 protein: MSEVTDSFRTQSPRADVVLPCLNEVAALPRVLAGIPYGWRAVVVDNGSTDGSADLARSLGATVVHEPRRGFGAACHAGLLAAGAEFVCFCDCDGSLDPGLLPGFVRRIADGETDLLLGRRRPEGRGAWPLHARAGNLALARMLRRRTGLRLHDLGPMRAGRRADLLALDLTDRRSGYPLQMVVRASDAGLRVTETDVPYLPRTGRSKVTGTWRGTWQAVRDMRAVLREPPERTSVRAVRPGASR; the protein is encoded by the coding sequence GTGAGCGAGGTGACCGACTCCTTCCGCACTCAGTCCCCGCGCGCCGATGTGGTGCTGCCCTGTCTGAACGAGGTCGCGGCGCTGCCCCGGGTGCTGGCCGGCATCCCGTACGGCTGGCGCGCCGTCGTCGTCGACAACGGCTCCACCGACGGGTCGGCGGACCTCGCCCGCTCCCTCGGCGCGACCGTCGTGCACGAGCCGCGGCGCGGCTTCGGCGCCGCGTGCCATGCCGGTCTGCTCGCCGCCGGGGCGGAGTTCGTCTGCTTCTGCGACTGCGACGGTTCCCTCGACCCGGGGCTGCTGCCCGGCTTCGTACGCCGGATCGCCGACGGGGAAACGGATCTGCTGCTGGGCCGCCGACGCCCCGAGGGCCGCGGCGCCTGGCCCCTGCACGCCCGCGCCGGGAACCTGGCGCTCGCCCGCATGCTGCGCCGCCGGACGGGCCTGCGCCTGCACGACCTCGGTCCGATGCGGGCCGGGCGCCGGGCGGACCTGCTGGCACTGGACCTCACCGACCGGCGCAGCGGCTACCCGCTGCAGATGGTGGTGCGCGCGTCGGACGCCGGGCTGCGGGTCACGGAGACGGATGTCCCCTATCTCCCGCGCACCGGCAGATCCAAGGTGACCGGCACCTGGCGGGGAACCTGGCAGGCGGTACGCGACATGCGCGCCGTCCTGCGCGAGCCGCCGGAACGGACCTCGGTGCGGGCGGTACGCCCGGGGGCGTCCCGATGA
- a CDS encoding M56 family metallopeptidase: MGVFVYLPLVLPLTALPIARLAEQHLHPRSATRLLAAVGTTLALCSTVSLALLMVVGTAQLPGNPLPDGWSDPEVRAAVPYEEKAGIVAIGVLAAVVVACGSAVHHHVRQRIRAARALRSLPEQPSGVAVLPDPEPYAYALPGAPGRVVVSTAMMECLTARERRALVAHERAHLTARHHRYLLATQLAARANPFLLPLRTAVAYSTERWADEAAAQATGDRRAVAGAVGKAALFAHRSPDALPALAAVGPIPRRVAALLDPVPPTRLWPPSSAHVAFAGLVATAGTTMSALSSLNATVTLVRILHAATPL; this comes from the coding sequence ATGGGCGTCTTCGTCTACCTGCCCCTCGTGCTGCCGCTGACCGCGCTGCCGATCGCGCGCCTGGCCGAACAGCATCTGCACCCACGCAGCGCCACCCGCCTGCTGGCGGCCGTCGGTACGACGCTCGCCCTGTGCAGCACGGTTTCCCTGGCGCTGCTGATGGTGGTGGGCACGGCCCAACTCCCCGGCAACCCGCTGCCGGACGGCTGGTCGGACCCCGAGGTGCGCGCGGCGGTGCCGTACGAGGAGAAGGCGGGCATCGTCGCGATCGGGGTGCTGGCGGCGGTGGTCGTGGCATGCGGGTCGGCGGTCCACCACCACGTACGCCAACGCATCCGCGCCGCACGGGCCCTGCGGTCCCTCCCGGAGCAGCCGTCCGGGGTCGCCGTCCTGCCGGACCCGGAGCCGTACGCGTACGCACTCCCCGGCGCCCCCGGCCGGGTGGTCGTGTCGACGGCGATGATGGAGTGCCTGACCGCCCGCGAACGCCGGGCGCTCGTCGCCCACGAGCGGGCCCACCTGACCGCCCGCCACCACCGCTACCTCCTCGCCACCCAGCTCGCCGCCCGGGCCAACCCGTTCCTGCTGCCGCTGCGTACGGCGGTGGCATACAGCACGGAACGATGGGCGGACGAGGCGGCGGCGCAGGCGACCGGCGACCGGCGGGCAGTGGCGGGCGCGGTCGGCAAGGCGGCGCTCTTCGCGCACCGGTCACCGGACGCCCTGCCCGCGCTCGCGGCGGTCGGCCCGATCCCGCGCCGGGTCGCCGCACTCCTGGACCCCGTCCCGCCGACCCGGCTCTGGCCGCCGTCGTCCGCCCATGTCGCCTTCGCGGGACTGGTGGCCACCGCCGGAACCACGATGTCGGCGCTGTCGTCGCTGAACGCGACGGTGACACTGGTACGGATCCTGCACGCGGCGACCCCGCTCTGA